Proteins encoded together in one Penicillium digitatum chromosome 1, complete sequence window:
- a CDS encoding aspartyl-tRNA synthetase, producing the protein MRSQPLWRSFGLLQRQTLSSCKTFTRRAIQTASLRPVPNFAFAFDIDGVLLRASKPISGAADSLALLKEQGIPFLLLTNGGGKHETERVAEISEKLGISLDATDIVQSHSPFAELVKGSDESSALEHKCVLVAGGDGDNCRRVAEQYGFKNVVTPADILMANPAVWPFSKNFSDYYGTFARPLPTPIDLNDPLKTLKIDAIFVFNDPRDWALDTQVIMDLLLSSQGRMGTLSEKNGRQDLPNHGYQQDGQPHLYFSNPDLWWAAAYPLPRLGQGGFREALEGVWAATTGGASKGIELKKTVIGKPYQPTYEFAERQLLRNRLRTFGSSAERTPLERVYMVGDNPESDIRGANSYRSEIGSSWHSILVRTGVYSGGEPAWVPQTIADNVQEGVQWALKSSNWPAAQLSRDDIIILSTMADSELPHRPKPEAQDASAPAAEGETKNASKNALKKAAKDKAKAEKAAARAAQEKAQAAAQEANDTAKGLYGALPKTEDVVPSTKFSELSEEHYEKEVTVVARVDNARVQSAKLAFLMLRQQGQKVQAVIAAAEPISRQMIKYTGGLNVNSIVQITGIVKKPEIPISSASISHLEIHIRKVYMISEAAQMLPMQVKDAERPPPENTDEGAQVDAEGAPIVTLKTRLDNRVLDLQTETSQAITWISSGVTELFAEYMIKSGSRWIFTPKLVGAATEGGSGVFEVKYFKRNAYLAQSPQLYKQMCIAGDMENVFEIAPVFRAEDSNTHRHLTEFSGLDFEKTFRGHYHEVLEFAEDLLVFILTQLKERYASQIATIQKSYPKAGDFKLPKDGKALRMNYMDGVALLKEAGVDVSEQERFENDFSTAMEKQLGQIIREKYDTDFYVLDKFPMAVRPFYTKADPNDKRFSNSYDFFMRGEEIMSGAQRINDITELEESMRAKGLEPNQEGFEDYLNAFRQGCPPHAGGGLGLNRIVMFFLGLPNVRLASLFPRDPQRLRP; encoded by the exons ATGAGATCGCAGCCCCTTTGGCGGTCATTTGGCCTATTGCAGCGCCAAACTCTCTCTTCTTGTAAAACCTTCACCCGCCGGGCTATTCAAACTGCTAGTTTACGACCGGTCCCCAATTTCGCATTTGCATTCGA CATCGATGGCGTCCTTCTTCGCGCATCAAAACCTATTTCTGGTGCCGCCGACTCGCTGGCTCTCCTGAAGGAACAAGGCAtcccctttcttcttctcaccAATGGCGGCGGTAAACACGAGACAGAGCGTGTTGCAGAAATTAGCGAGAAACTAGGGATCTCACTGGATGCTACGGACATCGTGCAGAGTCACTCGCCATTTGCTGAGCTGGTCAAGGGATCGGATGAGTCGAGCGCTCTGGAGCACAAGTGTGTGTTGGTGGCCGGAGGTGATGGGGATAACTGTCGGCGCGTGGCAGAACA GTATGGGTTTAAGAATGTTGTCACCCCGGCGGATATTCTCATGGCTAACCCTGCTGTCTGGCCGTTTTCGAAGAACTTTAGCGACTATTATGGAACTTTTGCTCGACCGCTTCCGACTCCCATTGACCTAAATGAtcctttgaaaactctgaaGATTGACGCTATCTTTGTTTTCAATGACCCTCGTGATTGGGCATTGGACACTCAGGTTATTATGGACCTCCTCCTCTCGTCACAAGGCCGCATGGGCACCTTGTCTGAAAAGAACGGCCGACAGGATCTTCCCAACCATGGATACCAGCAGGATGGCCAACCCCACCTGTACTTCTCAAACCCAGATCTGTGGTGGGCCGCCGCCTACCCCTTGCCTCGCCTTGGTCAGGGTGGGTTCCGAGAAGCGCTTGAGGGTGTTTGGGCTGCGACTACAGGTGGAGCTAGCAAGGGCATTGAGTTGAAGAAGACCGTAATCGGCAAACCTTATCAGCCTACCTACGAGTTTGCAGAGCGTCAATTGCTTCGGAACCGACTGAGAACATTCGGAAGCTCTGCAGAGCGCACGCCCCTGGAAAGAGTATACATGGTCGGTGATAATCCGGAATCGGATATTCGTGGAGCCAACTCCTATCGCAGTGAAATTGGCAGTAGCTGGCACTCGATCCTTGTTCGCACCGGGGTTTACAGTGGCGGAGAGCCTGCTTGGGTTCCTCAGACAATTGCCGACAATGTGCAAGAAGGTGTTCAGTGGGCGCTGAAGAGCTCGAACTGGCCTGCTGCGCAATTGTCAAGGGAC GATATAATAATATTGAG CACCATGGCTGACTCCGAACTGCCCCACCGTCCCAAGCCCGAGGCCCAGGATGCCTCCGCTCCCGCTGCGGAAGGTGAGACCAAGAACGCAAGCAAGAACGCTCTGAAGAAGGCCGCAAAGGATAAGGCCAAGGCGGAGAAGGCCGCTGCGCGTGCGGCGCAAGAAAAGGCCCAGGCCGCCGCCCAAGAGGCCAACGACACGGCTAAGGGCCTTTACGGTGCCCTCCCAAAGACCGAGGATGTTGTCCCCTCTACAAAATTCAGCGAACTCTCTGAGGAACACTACGAGAAGGAAGTGACAGTTGTGGCGCGTGTGGACAATGCGCGTGTGCAGAGTGCTAAGCTTGCATTCTTGATGCTGCGCCAGCAGGGACAAAAAGTGCAGGCTGTCATTGCAGCCGCAGAGCCCATCTCACGACAGATGATCAAATACACCGGCGGCTTGAACGTCAACTCGATCGTGCAGATCACCGGTATTGTGAAGAAGCCTGAGATCCCTATCTCGTCCGCATCCATCAGCCACCTCGAGATCCACATTCGCAAGGTCTacatgatctccgaggcTGCGCAGATGCTCCCAATGCAAGTCAAAGACGCTGAACGCCCTCCTCCTGAGAACACCGACGAAGGTGCCCAGGTTGACGCCGAGGGTGCTCCCATCGTCACCCTCAAGACCCGTCTCGACAACCGGGTCCTCGATCTGCAGACGGAGACTAGTCAGGCCATCACCTGGATTTCCAGCGGTGTTACTGAGCTCTTCGCTGAGTACATGATTAAGAGTGGCTCTCGGTGGATCTTCACACCTAAGCTGGTCGGTGCCGCCACTGAAGGTGGTAGCGGTGTCTTCGAGGTGAAATACTTCAAGCGCAATGCCTACTTGGCCCAGAGTCCCCAGCTCTACAAGCAGATGTGTATCGCAGGTGATATGGAGAATGTCTTCGAGATCGCTCCCGTGTTCCGTGCAGAGGACAGCAACACCCACCGTCACTTGACCGAG TTCTCCGGTCTCGATTTCGAGAAGACCTTCCGCGGCCACTACCACGAGGTTCTTGAGTTCGCCGAAGAcctcctcgtcttcatcctcaCCCAGCTCAAGGAGCGCTACGCATCCCAGATCGCCACCATCCAAAAATCCTACCCCAAGGCCGGTGACTTCAAGCTTCCCAAGGACGGAAAGGCCCTGCGCATGAACTACATGGATGGAGTTGCTCTTCTGAAGGAAGCCGGCGTCGACGTCTCCGAACAAGAGCGCTTCGAGAACGACTTCTCCACCGCGATGGAGAAGCAGCTCGGCCAGATCATTCGCGAGAAGTACGACACCGACTTCTACGTCCTCGATAAGTTCCCCATGGCTGTCCGTCCCTTCTACACCAAGGCCGATCCCAACGACAAGCGCTTCTCTAACTCGTACGACTTCTTCATGCGTGGCGAGGAGATCATGTCCGGTGCCCAGCGTATCAACGATATCACGGAGTTGGAGGAATCCATGCGCGCTAAGGGTCTGGAGCCTAACCAGGAGGGCTTCGAGGATTACCTCAATGCTTTCCGCCAGGGTTGTCCCCCTCACGCCGGTGGTGGTCTCGGCCTCAACCGTATCGTCATGTTCTTCCTTGGCTTGCCTAACGTCCGTTTGGCTTCGTTGTTCCCTCGTGACCCTCAGCGTCTGCGTCCTTGA
- a CDS encoding Transcription initiation factor IIF alpha subunit TFIIF-alpha, whose protein sequence is MSPPFLKRPRISYDEEDVEFSTASHERPRHNPLYGQKSAFPGLDDGGDELLYDDPEDGLEYLRMVRSEANSLPILFSAPTETTDPSNQSSDRQRDLKQLEPNNPLPAGFYEDEAYIAPAKDVNEIKAANSPSKLDELYSDAQKSYNNLLRHRFLLLRSTLRCSPPAGAISTLDNDHPISLPRKAGSAHKIWRRLLVTVEPRMVQLASMDMDSVLEVLEILARMMSDVVRGDDTQRVRRIGAWAWGLLGKCREVGQLSTREVGVVRNMGKRAATILRKVQELEKDEYEEEGGEGEEEEESEDSVVDPSKKEAQQSNLVDDEKDTTEEVQQGSTVQDEDATKQETQPEPTVQSEEETKQAELPEIAEAQDSSMSDASLEESNLEVAKARLQARLQDNSDSVEIPASCEEEEAEEEEEDDDNWSIQTHALLDMIITVVGEFFGQRDLLQEREVWG, encoded by the exons ATGTCGCCCCCCTTCTTGAAACGTCCTCGGATATCTtatgacgaagaagatgtcGAATTTTCGACGGCATCTCATGAGCGTCCCCGTCATAATCCTCTCTATGGCCAGAAGAGCGCATTCCCCGGGTTGGATGATGGAGGCGATGAATTGCTGTACGACGATCCGGAGGATGGATTGGAATATCTACGCATGGTTCG ATCCGAAGCTAACTCATTACCAATCCTTTTTTCTGCGCCTACTGAGACCACAGACCCTTCAAATCAATCTTCGGACAGACAACGTGATCTGAAGCAACTTGAACCAAATAACCCTCTGCCAGCAGGCTTTTACGAGGACGAAGCCTATATTGCTCCTGCGAAGGATGTCAACGAAATCAAGGCCGCAAATTCCCCTTCAAAACTCGATGAACTCTATTCCGATGCGCAAAAATCCTACAACAATCTTCTCCGACATCGATTCCTCCTCTTGCGATCGACCCTACGATGCAGCCCACCCGCTGGTGCCATCAGCACCCTTGACAATGACCACCCTATCAGTCTCCCCCGAAAGGCTGGATCTGCGCACAAAATATGGCGCCGGCTTTTAGTTACTGTCGAACCGCGCATGGTTCAACTGGCAAGCATGGACATGGACAGCGTGTTAGAAGTGCTAGAAATACTAGCACGGATGATGTCTGATGTTGTGCGAGGCGACGACACCCAGCGCGTACGGCGCATTGGTGCTTGGGCTTGGGGCTTGTTGGGGAAGTGCCGCGAGGTGGGGCAGCTTTCTACCCGAGAGGTGGGAGTTGTTCGAAATATGGGCAAACGAGCCGCGACAATTTTGCGCAAGGTGCAAGAGCTAGAGAAGGACGAATatgaggaggaggggggggagggggaggaggaagaggagtcTGAAGATTCCGTAGTAGATCCATCAAAGAAGGAAGCTCAGCAGAGCAATCTCGTCGATGATGAGAAAGATACCACGGAAGAAGTTCAGCAAGGATCTACAGTCCAGGATGAGGACGCGACCAAGCAAGAAACTCAGCCGGAACCTACAGTTCAAAGTGAGGAGGAAACCAAGCAAGCAGAATTGCCGGAGATTGCAGAAGCACAAGACTCTAGCATGTCTGATGCATCGCTTGAAGAATCCAACTTGGAGGTAGCCAAGGCGCGCTTGCAGGCTCGACTGCAGGACAATTCCGACTCCGTGGAGATCCCTGCTAGctgcgaagaagaagaagcagaagaagaagaagaagatgacgataATTGGTCGATACAAACCCATGCCCTGCTCGACATGATCATTACGGTTGTCGGTGAGTTCTTCGGCCAGCGGGATCTGTTGCAGGAGCGAGAGGTCTGGGGTTAG
- a CDS encoding Coatomer subunit gamma gives MSYMKKNEDEDQVMIKLDRTSVFQDARLFNSSPISPRTCRTLLTKIAVLMFTGEQFPTNEATTLFFGISKLFQNKDPSLRQMVYLILKELAGTAEDVIMSTSIIMKDTAVGSDILYRANAIRALCRIIDGSTVQGIERLIKTAIVDKTPSVSSAALVSSYHLLPIARDVVRRWQSETQEAASSSKSSTGFLGFSSSQSHAISNSNFMTQYHAIGLLYQMRSHDRMSLVKMVQQYGAAGVVKSPAALVLLVRLAAKLAEEDQGLRKPMMQMLDGWLRHKHEMVNFEAAKAICDMRDVTDAEATQAVHVLQLFLSSPRSITKFAAIRILHNFASFKPHVVNACNPDIESLISNSNRSIATFAITTLLKTGNEASVDRLMKQISGFMADITDEFKVTIVEAIRTLCLKFPSKQAGMLVFLSGILRDEGGYEFKRTVVESMFDLIKFVPESKEDALAHLCEFIEDCEFTKLSVRILHLLGSEGPKTTSPTKYIRYIYNRVVLENAIVRAAAVTALAKFGVGQKDPEVKSSVHVLLTRCLDDTDDEVRDRAALNLRLMGEEDESASAFIKNDSMYSLSTFEHQLVMYVTSGDKETFATAFNVATIPVVSHEQALAEERTKKLTSATPTLKAPSAGPPKGKATSGMAEAASASATQKYAEQLLQYPDIKAYGVLLKSSAPVELSESETEYVVSAVKHIFKEHIVVQYDIKNTLPDTILENVTVVATPEEEDVLEDDFIIPAPKLPTDQPGVVYVAFKKLNGDNSVPITSFTNILKFTSKEIDPTSGEPEDSGYDDEYQVEDLELTGSDYVIPTFASSFDHVWEQTGANGEEESETLQLSNMKGINDAMEQLISALSLQPLEGTDVALNSSTHTLKLFGKTVSGGRVASLIKMAYSSKAGVTTKITVRAEEEGVAAAVIASVS, from the exons ATGAGTTATATGAAGAAaaacgaagatgaagaccaAGTCATGATCAAGCTTGATCGGACTTCCGTTTTCCAAGATG CACGCCTATTCAACTCCTCTCCTATCTCGCCGCGAACATGCCGAACGTTACTCACCAAGATCGCTGTCCTCATGTTCACCGGGGAGCAGTTCCCTACGAATGAAGCCACCACCCTCTTCTTCGGAATCTCTAAGCTCTTTCAGAACAAAGACCCATCATTGCGGCAGATGGTGTATCTGATCCTGAAGGAGTTGGCCGGCACCGCCGAAGATGTAATCATGTCGACCAGTATCATTATGAAGGACACCGCAGTGGGAAGCGATATTTTGTACCGGGCCAATGCCATTAGAGCGCTCTGCCGCATTATCGAT GGTTCCACAGTACAGGGCATCGAGCGACTCATCAAGACCGCCATTGTTGACAAGACCCCCTCGGTTTCCTCCGCGGCCTTGGTCTCTTCCTACCATCTCCTTCCCATTGCGCGCGACGTTGTCCGGAGATGGCAGAGCGAAACGCAGGAAGCGGCTTCGTCTTCGAAATCATCAACCGGGTTCCTTGGTTTCTCGAGCTCACAGAGCCACGCCATCTCCAACTCCAATTTCATGACGCAGTACCATGCCATCGGTCTTTTGTACCAGATGCGCTCGCACGATCGCATGTCTTTGGTCAAAATGGTACAGCAGTACGGTGCTGCAGGTGTGGTGAAGAGCCCGGCTGCTCTGGTTTTGTTGGTGCGTCTCGCGGCTAAATTGGCTGAGGAGGACCAAGGTCTCCGGAAACCCATGATGCAGATGTTGGATGGCTGGCTCCGCCACAAGCATGAGATGGTCAACTTCGAGGCAGCCAAGGCTATTTGCGACATGCGCGATGTCACCGATGCCGAGGCCACGCAGGCAGTTCACGTTCTCCAGCTCTTCCTGTCCTCTCCTCGGTCGATCACCAAGTTTGCTGCCATTCGTATCCTACATAATTTCGCATCTTTCAAACCACACGTTGTCAATGCCTGCAACCCCGATATCGAGTCCCTCATCTCTAACTCGAACCGCTCTATTGCCACGTTCGCCATTACGACACTGCTCAAGACCGGCAACGAAGCCAGCGTCGATCGTCTGATGAAGCAAATCTCGGGCTTTATGGCCGATATCACCGATGAGTTCAAGGTTACTATTGTCGAGGCTATTCGCACTTTGTGTTTGAAGTTCCCCAGCAAGCAGGCCGGTATGCTCGTTTTCCTGAGTGGCATCCTGCGGGACGAGGGTGGATACGAGTTCAAGCGCACTGTTGTTGAAAGCATGTTCGATTTGATCAAGTTTGTTCCGGAAAGCAAGGAAGATGCGCTTGCCCACCTTTGTGAGTTCATCGAGGACTGCGAGTTCACAAAGCTCTCGGTTAGAATCCTGCATCTGCTTGGTTCCGAGGGCCCCAAGACTACTTCTCCCACTAAGTATATCCGCTACATCTACAACCGCGTTGTATTGGAGAACGCCATCGTACGCGCCGCTGCTGTCACCGCATTGGCCAAGTTCGGTGTTGGCCAGAAGGACCCCGAAGTTAAGTCTAGTGTTCATGTTCTACTCACCCGCTGTCTTGATGACACCGATGACGAGGTGCGAGACCGTGCTGCCCTTAACTTGCGTCTGATGGGCGAAGAGGATGAGTCTGCGAGCGCTTTCATTAAGAACG ACTCGATGTATTCCCTTTCTACCTTTGAACACCAGCTCGTCATGTACGTGACGTCTGGTGATAAGGAAACATTCGCTACTGCTTTCAATGTTGCCACCATTCCCGTTGTCTCACACGAGCAGGCTCTTGCTGAAGAAAGGACCAAAAAGCTTACCTCGGCCACGCCCACTCTCAAGGCCCCTTCAGCCGGTCCCCCGAAGGGCAAGGCAACCAGCGGTATGGCCGAAGCGGCCAGCGCCTCGGCTACCCAGAAATACGCAGAGCAACTTCTTCAGTACCCAGATATCAAGGCGTACGGTGTTTTGCTCAAGTCTTCTGCACCTGTCGAGCTCTCCGAGAGCGAAACAGAATATGTTGTTTCAGCTGTCAAGCACATTTTCAAGGAACACATCGTTGTGCAATACGATATTAAGAACACACTTCCAGACACCATTCTCGAGAATGTCACCGTGGTTGCCACGCCAGAGGAAGAGGACGTATTGGAGGATGACTTCATTATTCCTGCCCCCAAGCTGCCCACAGACCAGCCTGGTGTTGTCTATGTTGCTTTCAAGAAGCTCAATGGCGACAACAGCGTCCCCATCACCTCCTTCACAAATATCCTCAAGTTCACCAGCAAAGAAATCGACCCTACAAGCGGCGAGCCCGAGGACAGTGGCTACGACGACGAGTACCAGGTAGAGGACCTGGAGCTGACAGGCAGCGACTATGTCATCCCGACATTCGCCAGCAGTTTCGACCACGTCTGGGAGCAGACCGGTGCCAACGGCGAAGAGGAAAGCGAAACCCTGCAGCTCAGCAACATGAAGGGTATCAATG ATGCCATGGAACAACTAATCTCAGCGCTATCCCTGCAGCCCCTCGAGGGCACCGACGTCGCTCTCAATAGCAGCACACACACTCTCAAGCTGTTCGGCAAGACCGTCTCCGGCGGCCGTGTCGCTTCTCTCATCAAGATGGCTTACTCCAGCAAGGCCGGTGTCACTACCAAGATCACCGTCCGGGCGGAAGAAGAGGGCGTTGCCGCCGCTGTCATTGCTTCTGTCTCTTAA
- a CDS encoding F-box protein, with product MPRLVDSSEVLTSRRYVHLPTEVLTLIAEHIQYGSNSPDLRISQVTLQRFCFVSRQWYSAGIEYLYSRPQLDEGNSFLLFTNTVCPPIRSRERKVNLGSFVKDLNLGALVHHSSNSLTARLLGQVKKNLKTFIAPRVSFAINSLAPLAKCKELTYLCLSLVAEPIPLSAIKKAISSLDKLKLLQLSSSTFITDDGSSEDWPPNIEHLQVGGQFDIEKMSSFRWPPKLIGLTFFGCEGLDTSVLEKILLNEQLCNTLTRLTIHRLNRKMFEEGPSDILSALVALKSLRIPVDLLYDLLILPAFDPMDSPISIRELELTDSDFDNFATEIDPDDICKALKMNLSRVCYLGISPGCLEVIPEASHAKIDKWVWKNIDKCPEEELDSLFDLGLVVMDKVPN from the exons ATGCCAAGGCTGGTCGATTCCTCCGAAGTCTTGACTTCTCGCCGATATGTTCACCTACCTACAGAGGTCTTAACACTGATCGCCGAACACATTCAATATGGGTCGAACAGTCCTGATCTTCGCATTTCCCAAGTCACGCTTCAAAGGTTCTGTTTTGTCTCTCGCCAGTGGTACTCTGCTGGCATTGAATATCTATACTCCCGACCTCAACTTGATGAAGGAAATAGCTTCTTGCTTTTCACCAACACTGTGTGCCCACCAATCCGCTCCCGAGAACGTAAAGTGAATCTGGGCTCGTTCGTTAAGGACCTGAACCTCGGAGCATTGGTACATCACAGCTCCAATAGTCTGACGGCACGGCTCCTAGGTCAAGTGAAAAAGAACCTCAAGACTTTCATTGCTCCGAGGGTCTCTTTTGC AATAAATAGCCTTGCGCCCTTAGCAAAATGCAAGGAGCTTACCTATCTTTGCCTTAGCTTGGTAGCTGAGCCAATTCCTCTTTCGGCTATCAAGAAAGCCATCAGCAGCCTCGACAAACTGAAATTACTCCAGCTTTCATCTTCAACGTTCATAACGGATGACGGTTCTAGTGAAGATTGGCCACCCAACATAGAGCATCTCCAGGTTGGCGGGCAATTTGACATCGAGAAAATGTCTTCATTCAGGTGGCCCCCCAAGTTGATAGGGTTGACATTTTTTGGCTGCGAGGGTCTGGACACTTCCGTCCTGGAAAAGATCCTTTTGAATGAGCAGCTATGCAACACACTTACTCGATTGACCATTCACCGTTTGAACCGCAAGATGTTTGAGGAGGGTCCGTCCGATATCTTATCGGCACTTGTTGCTTTGAAGTCTCTTCGGATACCCGTTGATCTGCTTTACGATTTACTCATTCTTCCTGCCTTTGATCCAATGGATTCTCCAATTTCCATCCGTGAGCTAGAGCTCACGGATTCAGATTTTGATAATTTTGCTACGGAGATTGATCCCGATGATATTTGCAAGGCCTTGAAAATGAACCTCTCTCGAGTATGCTATCTTGGTATCAGCCCTGGCTGTCTGGAGGTAATACCGGAAGCATCACATGCCAAAATTGACAAGTGGGTGTGGAAGAATATTGATAAGTGTCCTGAGGAGGAACTTGATTCTCTTTTTGACTTGGGTCTCGTTGTCATGGATAAGGTGCCAAATTAA
- a CDS encoding Phosducin family protein, giving the protein MQVEVNPNEDTEWNDILRQHGIIPEKPKDPEPLIQEALIAAQHRAHENRLEDKDLDELDALEEDEDEEFLEIYRQKRLAELSHLQQTSLFNQVIPLQKVDYAREVTEASNSAFVLVNLTSMGGNVESRVLTELWRQLAAKFGDIKFCEIRADMCIEGYPEKNTPTILAYKDTEIKKQLITLQQLKGPRTKIEDLESLLVEIGALKESDVRLKKRDDEDDYKKDEDLNIEDFDDDWD; this is encoded by the exons ATGCAGGTTGAAGTCAACCCTAATGAGGATACCGAGTG GAATGATATCCTCCGCCAGCATGGCATTATTCCTGAAAAgcccaaagatcccgaacCTCTAATCCAAGAGGCTCTGATCGCCGCACAGCACAGGGCGCATGAGAACCGACTTGAGGACAAGGACCTTGACGAGCTAGACGCActggaagaagacgaagatgaagagttCCTCGAAATTTATCG GCAAAAACGACTCGCCGAGCTCTCCCACCTCCAACAAACCAGCCTCTTTAATCAGGTCATCCCACTTCAGAAGGTCGATTATGCCCGTGAGGTGACAGAGGCATCGAACAGTGCTTTTGTACTAGTCAATCTCACATCGATGGGTGGAAATGTTGAATCGCGCGTGTTGACGGAGCTCTGGCGGCAGCTTGCTGCCAAATTCGGCGATATCAAGTTCTGTGAGATTCGTGCCGACATGTGTATTGAGGGATATCCTGAGAAGAACACGCCCACGATCTTGGCATACAAGGATACCGAGATAAAGAAGCAGCTTATTACGCTCCAGCAATTGAAGGGTCCCCGGACCAAGATTGAAG ATCTTGAAAGTCTGCTCGTCGAGATTGGTGCTTTGAAGGAGAGTGATGTTCGTCTGAAGAAGCgtgatgatgaggacgacTACAAGAAAGACGAGGATCTGAACATTGAGGATTTTGATGATGACTGGGATTGA